GATCCATTTTTAAGCATAAATCTGGGTTAATCTAAAAAGGAAGAATTCGATTTTTCTAACCCCTCTAAATTGAGCTCTAAAGGCCTTGATTTTGGCATTAAAGGATTCGGCAGCGGCATTGGTGCTTCGGTT
This genomic interval from Luteibaculum oceani contains the following:
- a CDS encoding transposase, with the translated sequence NRSTNAAAESFNAKIKAFRAQFRGVRKIEFFLFRLTQIYA